One part of the Mariniblastus fucicola genome encodes these proteins:
- a CDS encoding sugar phosphate isomerase/epimerase family protein, whose protein sequence is MKRRTFLAAAGAAATSTAIASSSETGVCTAGLKPVQDKATTTLVPNRIAVSTYSFFTFKGGSKLTMPECIDAAARMGFDGVELLLVQMEDTSDGFLQKLKRQAFVNGLDLCGMSTHQGFVRPDKEYRDKNIALTISQIETAYKLGIPTIRVNTGRWGTSKSFEELMNNKGIEPRLPNCTDDEGFKWVIDAFEQCIPTAEKCGVVMGLENHWGLGRTAEGVLRIVNAIDSPWLRVTMDSGNFFERRYEQLEMLAPEAVFMQAKTYFGGGVYYDLDMDYDRIAKICQAANYRGYVSLEFEGKEDPWTAVPKSLAMLRDAFGKVQS, encoded by the coding sequence ATGAAACGTCGTACATTTCTTGCCGCCGCGGGCGCAGCTGCAACTTCAACTGCGATCGCCTCCAGCAGCGAGACAGGTGTTTGCACCGCTGGCCTGAAACCGGTTCAGGACAAAGCCACGACCACGCTGGTGCCGAACCGAATTGCCGTTTCGACGTATTCGTTTTTCACGTTCAAGGGTGGATCCAAGCTGACCATGCCAGAGTGCATTGATGCCGCGGCACGAATGGGTTTTGACGGCGTGGAACTGCTGCTGGTTCAAATGGAAGACACGTCGGATGGCTTTCTGCAAAAGCTCAAGCGACAAGCTTTCGTCAACGGTCTGGACCTGTGCGGAATGTCGACTCACCAGGGATTCGTCCGCCCCGACAAAGAGTACCGCGACAAAAATATCGCACTGACCATCAGTCAGATTGAGACGGCTTACAAGCTGGGCATTCCGACGATCCGTGTGAACACGGGACGCTGGGGAACGTCGAAGAGTTTTGAAGAGCTGATGAACAACAAGGGCATTGAGCCACGTTTGCCGAACTGCACCGACGACGAGGGATTCAAGTGGGTGATCGACGCGTTCGAGCAATGCATTCCGACCGCAGAAAAATGCGGAGTTGTGATGGGACTGGAAAATCATTGGGGGCTGGGCCGAACCGCGGAAGGCGTGTTGCGAATCGTGAACGCGATTGATTCGCCATGGCTGCGAGTGACAATGGACAGCGGAAACTTTTTCGAGCGGCGATACGAGCAGCTTGAAATGCTGGCTCCCGAAGCGGTGTTCATGCAAGCCAAAACCTATTTTGGCGGCGGCGTCTACTATGACCTGGACATGGACTACGATCGGATCGCAAAGATCTGTCAGGCAGCGAACTATCGCGGCTATGTCTCGCTGGAGTTTGAGGGCAAGGAAGATCCCTGGACGGCGGTTCCGAAGAGCCTTGCGATGCTGCGGGATGCGTTTGGAAAAGTGCAAAGCTAG
- a CDS encoding TROVE domain-containing protein, protein MANRSLFESHRGNKAPVATFTNEAGGRAYQLDAQHQLAQFAATGCLNGTFYATAETQLDQILHLSETVDPEFLAQVAVYSRKSAFMKDMPALLLAVLSTKDGQRFEAIFDWVIDSPKMLRTFVQIMRSGVVGRKSLGSLPKRMIRNWIDARSDQQLFFGSVGQSPSLADVIKMVHPKPRDDRRAAMLGYLIGREVDSSKLPEVVHSFEKFKRTTDSKQRIVPDVPFQMLTSVDLQERDWKQIARNGSWQMTRMNLNTFLRHGVFKDGALVNMVANRLRDRSLIQKARVFPYQLMAAFMNVNDELPSQVRDALQDAMEIAIENVPKISGQVFVFPDVSGSMGSSVSGYRKGATSKVRCVDVAALVAAAMLRVNDRTVVMPFENSVANCKLNPRDSVMTNAKRLSGIWGGGTNCSAPLKELNRKKAKSDLVIYVSDNESWIDSRRGGRQATATMTQWEAFKARNPQAKMICIDIQPYGTSQTIERDDIIHVAGFSDQVFRLISSVASGEASKDFWVNQIKQTRVEV, encoded by the coding sequence ATGGCAAACCGATCACTCTTTGAAAGCCATCGAGGCAACAAAGCGCCCGTGGCTACGTTCACAAACGAAGCCGGTGGCCGAGCGTACCAGCTTGATGCACAGCACCAGCTGGCTCAGTTCGCGGCAACCGGTTGCCTCAATGGCACTTTCTACGCGACTGCGGAAACGCAGCTGGATCAGATTCTGCATCTAAGTGAAACCGTGGACCCGGAGTTCCTGGCTCAAGTTGCAGTCTACTCGCGAAAATCTGCTTTCATGAAAGACATGCCAGCCCTGTTGCTGGCCGTGCTTTCAACAAAAGACGGACAACGGTTCGAAGCGATCTTTGATTGGGTCATCGACTCGCCGAAGATGCTCCGTACGTTCGTGCAGATCATGCGAAGCGGCGTTGTAGGTCGTAAGAGCCTTGGTAGCTTGCCGAAGCGGATGATTCGAAACTGGATCGACGCCCGCTCTGACCAACAGCTGTTCTTCGGCTCGGTAGGTCAGTCGCCGTCGCTGGCGGACGTAATCAAGATGGTTCACCCAAAGCCGCGTGATGATCGTCGCGCTGCAATGCTGGGTTACCTGATCGGTCGCGAAGTGGATTCGTCAAAGCTGCCTGAAGTCGTCCACTCGTTTGAAAAGTTCAAGCGAACAACGGACTCGAAGCAGCGGATCGTTCCTGACGTCCCGTTCCAGATGTTGACTTCGGTTGACCTGCAGGAGCGAGACTGGAAGCAGATCGCGCGCAACGGCTCGTGGCAGATGACACGCATGAACCTGAACACGTTTCTGCGTCACGGCGTTTTCAAAGACGGTGCGTTGGTCAACATGGTCGCTAACCGTTTGCGGGATCGTTCGCTGATTCAGAAGGCCCGTGTTTTCCCGTACCAGTTGATGGCGGCGTTCATGAACGTGAACGACGAGTTGCCGTCGCAGGTGCGAGATGCGCTGCAGGACGCGATGGAAATTGCGATCGAGAACGTACCAAAGATCAGCGGGCAGGTGTTCGTGTTTCCGGACGTTTCGGGCAGCATGGGATCGAGCGTTTCGGGTTACCGGAAGGGTGCGACATCGAAAGTTCGTTGCGTGGACGTGGCTGCTTTGGTGGCTGCGGCGATGCTACGAGTCAACGACCGTACGGTCGTCATGCCGTTTGAGAACTCTGTTGCCAATTGCAAGTTGAATCCTCGTGATTCTGTGATGACCAACGCCAAGCGTTTGTCAGGCATTTGGGGTGGAGGAACGAATTGCAGCGCGCCGTTGAAGGAGCTGAACCGCAAGAAGGCCAAGAGCGATCTTGTGATTTACGTTTCCGACAACGAGTCGTGGATCGATTCTCGACGCGGCGGTCGTCAGGCTACGGCAACGATGACCCAGTGGGAAGCGTTCAAGGCTCGCAACCCACAGGCAAAAATGATTTGCATCGACATCCAACCGTATGGGACATCTCAAACGATTGAGCGTGATGACATCATTCATGTTGCCGGATTTAGTGATCAGGTGTTTCGCCTGATTTCAAGTGTGGCGTCTGGTGAAGCTTCCAAAGATTTTTGGGTGAACCAGATCAAGCAAACTCGTGTCGAAGTTTAG
- a CDS encoding YfjI family protein, whose product MNAIKQKPGNELENYVPFPVEHLPEPVKNYVEQAAAAVGCPPAYIVLPLLSCLGQSIGSGLVVSPGDTWEAPPIFWTAIIGESGTTKSPALRTVKKFFKDLEDKAHSDYESKIPQYEADLAAWKSTKKSVRGDKPVEPTMKRYYVDDTTMEALVQVLDENEHGVMVITDELKAWFAGFDRYVKGKGGDAPKWLSAWNGDEISVDRKSGDKKHTRICNPVVNLTGTIQPDTLRKAVAEHVENGLFARLLFAYPPSYPQTWNSNKIAEEAILDMEKLVGQLISARDKSEDRETVTLDEAAMNVWERFFNENQELIHLSESEDAYPLAKHDQYALRIALVLHAIKHAGVVDLPAISKETLEAAVGIVHWFRNETMRVYRIFDTRSDEAKQKDLVCFIARRNKGTITVRELQNSNSKKYPTADSARISLNRLAEDGFGSFDDSTFRLNGINKQILSRFDFIHDQGDECMW is encoded by the coding sequence ATGAACGCAATCAAACAAAAACCAGGCAATGAACTTGAGAACTACGTCCCATTTCCTGTTGAACACTTGCCCGAGCCAGTCAAGAACTATGTGGAGCAAGCTGCTGCTGCAGTCGGCTGCCCTCCGGCATACATTGTCTTGCCTCTCTTGAGTTGTCTTGGACAGTCTATTGGGAGTGGACTAGTCGTTTCCCCCGGAGACACTTGGGAAGCACCGCCGATTTTTTGGACCGCCATCATTGGTGAATCAGGCACAACCAAATCGCCAGCTCTACGCACTGTTAAAAAGTTCTTCAAGGACTTGGAAGATAAAGCTCATTCAGATTACGAATCTAAAATCCCGCAATACGAAGCGGACTTGGCAGCGTGGAAAAGTACCAAAAAAAGTGTTCGTGGCGACAAGCCGGTCGAGCCAACAATGAAGAGGTACTATGTAGATGACACGACCATGGAAGCACTCGTCCAAGTACTGGACGAGAATGAACACGGCGTCATGGTAATTACCGATGAACTTAAAGCATGGTTCGCAGGATTTGACCGATATGTTAAAGGAAAAGGGGGGGATGCCCCCAAGTGGTTGAGTGCCTGGAATGGAGATGAAATCTCAGTAGACCGAAAATCCGGGGATAAGAAACACACACGTATTTGTAATCCGGTAGTAAACCTGACAGGGACTATCCAGCCGGACACACTACGGAAAGCAGTCGCGGAACATGTTGAGAATGGTCTTTTTGCCAGACTTTTGTTTGCATATCCGCCTAGCTACCCTCAGACATGGAATTCCAACAAGATCGCTGAAGAGGCAATTTTGGATATGGAAAAGCTTGTTGGCCAACTGATATCAGCCAGGGACAAAAGCGAAGACCGCGAAACTGTGACTTTAGATGAAGCAGCAATGAACGTATGGGAGCGGTTTTTCAACGAGAACCAAGAGCTGATCCATCTGTCAGAGAGCGAAGACGCCTATCCTTTGGCCAAACATGACCAGTATGCCCTGCGGATTGCGTTGGTTCTACATGCAATTAAACACGCAGGTGTTGTTGATCTCCCTGCGATCTCCAAAGAGACGCTGGAAGCAGCAGTCGGCATAGTCCACTGGTTCCGCAACGAGACTATGCGTGTCTACCGTATCTTTGACACCAGATCCGACGAAGCGAAACAGAAAGATCTGGTCTGCTTTATTGCGAGACGGAACAAAGGAACTATCACCGTACGTGAACTTCAGAATTCAAACTCCAAAAAATACCCTACGGCAGATTCAGCTAGAATATCCTTGAATCGTCTTGCTGAGGATGGATTCGGATCGTTTGATGATTCTACTTTTCGATTGAATGGAATAAATAAGCAGATCTTAAGTCGTTTTGACTTTATTCACGATCAGGGCGACGAGTGTATGTGGTAA
- a CDS encoding helix-turn-helix domain-containing protein, with protein sequence MIPQLLIKADEAAKLLSMSKRKLWSLTEDGTIQCLKVGRSVFYCPRYLARWIDQQLKSGGGM encoded by the coding sequence ATGATTCCTCAATTACTAATTAAGGCAGATGAAGCCGCAAAACTTCTATCCATGAGCAAGCGAAAGCTATGGTCACTAACAGAAGATGGCACAATTCAGTGCTTAAAAGTGGGCAGGTCTGTATTTTACTGCCCAAGGTACCTCGCACGTTGGATCGACCAACAGTTGAAAAGCGGAGGCGGTATGTAA
- a CDS encoding FtsK/SpoIIIE domain-containing protein, with translation MPALHFPKDSTFFDRIKEGRRTHKSVWQREFNRVYRKNACFLEKQNTSQLLLSEEDLVKAFEKAKPEISDEHHEVIQQFISASSGWNAEAEALANCEWQEIRPLFDGLRRVKLNLGEVTTLFYDERSPDLLSEDDSDYLELLSKRPKANDPTEEDQAFYESHRNELKEDRKLRSAWDKFIYGRPRECTDFVVGLAASIESLFNQITDAKKRTLLIRCDSATKRELRDVNIHAGAFFANRYAGLKSLLGKGVRWNVGKLFDFPELVTEWSGNKKIRLNRSQAKKALKLKFILEVTTETTEGTVENSSTQLVWFYDPNSVASEFVADWKRLKKNPLVRCETDLDPISSKGIYQAVDLSNVKTFVASYDRNKGSFVSAYKKKHDIALIWKANLEHAANEGLVSDEVRAKLNDQFEQFAAEYTNAINGFTESGVSAKSLSTQLTFYSQLLTTICSEAKGDSNRQLLLRPILEIGSVAINADIPTVVVAPWHPLRMAAIARKAKLVSDIIKRLLFEENVEFGDQRLYFKEMIRELEHPFYPEVVVGWIENEAHVLTVTDTVGDYSLHEPPILEKKRVAATNENPAPAATRVMELLNQYVKLHPHERANLSLVLFNSDSSRLPQAVVNKIGSLHEDDEEVHCQIILRHTKPKRLRHLYQEIIESADEDVDSYSPSEATEDFLARLRIGILADQAAPPDPKDGCPHDVSFSQDVIARHAQLEWYPETYKPVPLDELVPPRWSRRRPAAKDDLKSVVYLCCPVQSEETWAFLTAITTFKKGDWDGKDGTRLLPVRQLDFNDRETSQIFEETHNLANWVVNYDELLDRRQLQNQSVRIIRYKQSATQGRNLVISSKASSGLLKTMLKSRLRKLTLELGDEDFDKLADKMIADANSISGDLALRAAKRGRSAFELMGVVLSRFLIRNELDGDRYFGWYFLDDYAEWLGQREEQIADLMIVSPEENENGELLLSIVVSEAKYIDEANLSKKKKESQKQLRDTVRRIHDALFGNPDRLDRELWLARLSDLVLDGVQFAAGQSPDVGKWRHAIRSGNCKIMLRGYSHVFVHSPEFDDSNSFEVAEVEGCYQEVFARKELRDLVIAYWNDASPGEARNRSFDFPPSLNPHEFKPPTSIERKENTVTRPVSVEPETDVDSVDDGKEVKAEVTSQQESEGQVNNAVHLESELTVDNTRWAHDKLASIVEQNAEERQTSEADEQWLKKTVKGIKTGLQQFNLQAKLLESKMTPNAALLKFAGSAHLTVDQVSKRRSEFLTTHGLNIISVQPEPGVVSIAIERPTREVVNLASVWKRWSPERTNGNQNIAIAVRENDGSILYLDPNKKHAPHTLIAGSTGSGKSVLIQNLILGIVATNTPDEAKLILIDPKQGVDYFQFEDVPHLDGGLIVEEQQAISKLQELVTLMDERYTAFRQAKAANITAFNKKAQSEDRMATIWLIHDEFAEWMLIDEYKDHVSSTVQRLGVKARAAGIHLVFAAQRPDVNVMPMQLRANLGNRLILRVDSEGTSEVSLGDKGAEKLLGKGHLLAKLEGESGLVFAQVPFPPEVLVSEILDNLQ, from the coding sequence ATGCCGGCGTTGCATTTCCCTAAAGACTCAACTTTCTTTGATCGCATCAAAGAAGGACGCCGCACTCACAAGTCAGTTTGGCAACGCGAGTTCAATCGTGTCTATCGAAAGAATGCATGCTTCTTGGAGAAACAGAATACCTCTCAGCTTTTGCTCAGCGAAGAGGATCTTGTAAAAGCATTCGAGAAAGCTAAACCCGAAATTAGTGACGAACATCATGAGGTAATTCAACAATTCATTTCTGCTTCAAGCGGTTGGAATGCAGAAGCGGAGGCACTTGCCAATTGCGAGTGGCAAGAGATAAGACCATTGTTCGACGGTTTGCGACGCGTAAAGCTCAACCTCGGGGAAGTGACAACGCTTTTCTACGACGAACGAAGTCCGGACCTCCTGAGCGAAGACGACTCAGACTATTTGGAATTGCTTTCCAAGCGCCCAAAGGCCAACGATCCTACGGAGGAAGACCAAGCTTTTTACGAGTCTCATCGAAACGAGCTCAAAGAGGATCGAAAGCTTCGCTCTGCATGGGATAAGTTCATTTACGGTCGCCCAAGAGAGTGTACTGATTTTGTTGTTGGACTAGCAGCAAGTATTGAATCGCTCTTCAATCAAATCACCGACGCCAAGAAGCGAACACTACTAATTCGCTGTGACAGTGCGACAAAACGCGAACTCCGCGATGTCAACATTCATGCAGGAGCATTTTTTGCCAACCGCTATGCTGGACTAAAGTCATTGCTTGGGAAGGGCGTCAGATGGAACGTTGGCAAATTGTTTGATTTTCCAGAACTCGTAACGGAGTGGAGTGGCAACAAAAAGATTCGGCTGAATCGTTCGCAGGCAAAGAAGGCTCTTAAACTCAAATTTATTCTTGAAGTTACAACAGAGACTACCGAAGGGACGGTGGAAAACTCTTCAACACAATTGGTTTGGTTTTATGATCCGAATTCAGTAGCAAGTGAGTTTGTGGCGGACTGGAAACGGCTCAAGAAAAATCCGCTCGTTAGATGTGAAACGGATCTTGATCCAATCAGTTCCAAAGGGATTTACCAAGCGGTTGATTTGTCCAATGTTAAAACGTTCGTCGCCTCATACGATCGGAATAAGGGGTCGTTCGTTTCGGCGTATAAGAAAAAGCATGACATTGCATTAATTTGGAAAGCGAACCTTGAGCATGCTGCGAACGAAGGGCTGGTTTCAGATGAAGTCCGTGCAAAGCTGAACGATCAGTTCGAGCAGTTTGCCGCTGAATACACGAATGCAATCAATGGCTTTACAGAGTCAGGTGTCTCCGCCAAGTCGCTTTCAACGCAGCTGACGTTCTATTCGCAGCTTTTGACGACAATTTGCAGTGAAGCCAAGGGAGACTCAAATCGTCAGCTACTACTAAGGCCAATTCTGGAGATTGGCTCAGTTGCGATTAACGCGGATATCCCAACAGTTGTTGTCGCTCCATGGCATCCCCTCCGAATGGCGGCCATCGCAAGGAAGGCCAAACTGGTTAGCGACATAATAAAACGGCTTCTCTTTGAAGAGAATGTTGAGTTCGGCGATCAGCGTTTGTATTTCAAAGAGATGATTCGAGAACTTGAGCATCCTTTCTATCCTGAAGTCGTCGTTGGATGGATCGAGAATGAGGCCCACGTTTTAACGGTTACCGACACCGTTGGCGACTACAGCCTTCATGAGCCTCCAATTTTGGAAAAGAAACGAGTGGCGGCGACGAACGAGAATCCTGCGCCGGCTGCAACCCGCGTCATGGAGCTTCTGAACCAATACGTGAAGTTGCACCCTCATGAGCGAGCAAACCTCTCGCTCGTTCTATTCAACAGTGATTCATCTCGGTTACCGCAGGCGGTTGTAAACAAGATTGGTTCACTGCACGAAGACGACGAAGAAGTGCACTGCCAGATTATTTTGCGGCATACTAAACCCAAAAGATTGCGGCATCTTTATCAAGAAATTATCGAGTCGGCGGATGAAGATGTTGACTCATATAGTCCAAGTGAAGCCACTGAAGATTTTCTTGCCAGACTTCGAATTGGCATTCTTGCTGACCAAGCCGCTCCGCCTGATCCGAAGGACGGATGTCCACATGACGTTTCGTTTTCTCAAGATGTCATCGCTCGCCATGCTCAATTGGAGTGGTATCCAGAAACATACAAGCCTGTTCCACTTGATGAATTGGTTCCACCACGATGGTCCCGTCGACGCCCTGCAGCCAAAGACGATTTGAAATCAGTAGTTTATTTGTGTTGTCCTGTTCAAAGTGAAGAAACATGGGCATTCCTAACTGCGATCACGACTTTCAAAAAAGGTGACTGGGACGGCAAAGACGGAACACGCCTACTCCCAGTAAGACAACTCGACTTCAACGATCGAGAAACGTCACAGATTTTTGAAGAGACCCACAACCTGGCAAATTGGGTTGTGAACTATGACGAGCTTCTCGATCGTCGACAGCTTCAGAACCAAAGCGTGCGAATCATTCGCTATAAGCAGTCCGCAACGCAGGGCCGAAACCTTGTTATTTCGTCCAAGGCAAGTTCTGGACTTTTAAAAACGATGCTAAAGAGTCGGCTGAGGAAGCTCACTCTCGAATTAGGCGACGAGGACTTCGACAAACTTGCAGACAAAATGATCGCTGATGCTAATTCAATTTCAGGTGATCTCGCATTACGTGCTGCAAAACGGGGACGCAGCGCTTTTGAGTTGATGGGCGTGGTTCTGAGCCGCTTTCTGATTCGCAACGAATTGGATGGCGATCGCTATTTCGGTTGGTACTTCTTAGATGACTATGCCGAATGGCTTGGGCAACGGGAAGAGCAAATCGCTGACTTGATGATTGTTAGCCCTGAAGAAAATGAGAACGGGGAGTTGCTGCTTTCGATCGTCGTTTCGGAAGCGAAGTATATTGATGAAGCAAACTTGTCCAAAAAGAAGAAGGAGAGTCAGAAACAACTTCGCGATACCGTTAGACGAATTCATGATGCCCTTTTTGGGAATCCGGATCGGTTGGATCGTGAACTCTGGCTCGCAAGGCTTTCTGATTTAGTGCTGGATGGCGTTCAATTCGCCGCTGGCCAGTCTCCTGACGTTGGGAAATGGCGACATGCTATACGCTCCGGCAACTGCAAGATCATGCTTCGAGGCTACTCTCATGTGTTCGTCCACTCGCCAGAATTTGACGACTCGAATTCATTTGAGGTCGCAGAGGTTGAAGGTTGCTACCAAGAAGTGTTTGCGAGAAAAGAACTAAGGGACTTGGTGATCGCATACTGGAACGACGCGTCGCCTGGGGAAGCTCGAAATCGCAGTTTTGATTTCCCTCCTTCCTTGAACCCACATGAGTTCAAGCCGCCAACTTCGATTGAAAGGAAAGAGAATACTGTGACCCGCCCAGTGTCGGTCGAACCAGAAACAGATGTAGACAGCGTCGATGATGGAAAGGAAGTAAAGGCGGAAGTTACTAGTCAGCAAGAAAGCGAAGGGCAAGTTAACAATGCCGTGCATCTAGAAAGTGAATTGACCGTTGACAACACACGCTGGGCGCACGACAAGCTTGCGTCAATCGTTGAACAAAACGCTGAAGAACGCCAAACATCTGAGGCCGATGAACAATGGCTGAAGAAAACGGTGAAAGGCATTAAGACTGGCCTGCAACAGTTTAACCTGCAAGCAAAGCTGCTTGAATCCAAAATGACGCCAAACGCTGCTTTGCTGAAGTTTGCAGGCAGTGCACATTTAACCGTCGATCAGGTTTCGAAGCGACGATCTGAGTTCTTGACCACTCATGGACTCAATATCATTTCTGTTCAACCAGAGCCGGGCGTAGTATCTATCGCAATCGAGCGGCCAACGCGAGAAGTCGTCAATCTTGCCTCAGTTTGGAAGAGATGGAGCCCCGAACGCACGAACGGAAATCAGAACATTGCGATCGCCGTTCGCGAGAACGATGGTTCGATTCTATATCTAGACCCGAACAAGAAGCACGCGCCTCATACACTCATTGCGGGCTCTACGGGAAGTGGAAAATCCGTTCTGATTCAAAACCTAATTCTCGGCATCGTAGCGACCAACACTCCGGATGAGGCCAAGTTGATCCTGATCGACCCAAAACAAGGAGTCGACTATTTCCAGTTTGAGGATGTCCCGCATCTGGATGGAGGGCTGATTGTCGAAGAGCAGCAAGCAATCTCGAAACTTCAAGAGCTTGTGACGCTAATGGACGAAAGGTACACGGCCTTTCGACAAGCCAAGGCAGCCAACATTACCGCGTTTAACAAGAAGGCTCAGTCAGAGGATCGTATGGCAACGATTTGGCTGATACATGACGAGTTCGCTGAATGGATGCTGATCGACGAATACAAAGATCATGTTTCCTCCACAGTACAGCGTCTTGGCGTGAAGGCCCGCGCGGCTGGCATCCACTTGGTCTTTGCCGCTCAAAGGCCAGACGTAAACGTGATGCCAATGCAATTGCGAGCGAACCTTGGTAATCGACTTATCTTGCGGGTCGATTCAGAGGGCACTTCCGAAGTTTCCCTTGGTGACAAGGGAGCTGAAAAGCTTCTGGGCAAGGGACATTTGTTGGCCAAACTCGAAGGAGAGTCAGGCCTTGTGTTCGCACAGGTTCCATTCCCACCTGAAGTATTGGTCAGCGAAATCCTAGACAACCTCCAATAA
- a CDS encoding DUF4007 family protein — MDGRNYRFSGHETFPCRYAWLPKGVSALRDNDLVFSQMDDAIVLMGLGKNMVKALRFWVTAMKVAEPKPNVRHGFQVSAFGEKIFGTKRKKGYDPYLEDISTLWLLHWQLCSHDDEPIFAWEFLVSRFQDAEIRKSNVVPIIAREAQQLDRPLSPVTLAQHFDVFLHSYVPTRGNKSAIVEDSLDCPLTELELIQYIGKRESDDGKSEPAYAFRREPKPEISPALFAYCLNDFWNRLRPNASSISLKDIATSVGSPGQVFKLPEDDIRERLFAIEKDTGGDFKFSDSSMIEQVSRTEGVEVDLLECVYHGGLVNA; from the coding sequence ATGGACGGACGCAATTATAGGTTTTCTGGGCACGAAACGTTCCCCTGCCGATACGCTTGGCTTCCCAAAGGAGTAAGTGCATTACGCGACAACGACTTGGTATTCAGCCAAATGGACGACGCGATTGTCTTGATGGGGCTGGGGAAGAATATGGTCAAGGCACTGCGATTTTGGGTCACGGCTATGAAAGTCGCTGAGCCAAAACCAAACGTTCGACATGGTTTTCAAGTCAGTGCGTTCGGCGAGAAGATCTTCGGAACGAAGCGCAAGAAGGGCTATGACCCGTATCTCGAGGATATTTCGACTCTCTGGCTGCTTCACTGGCAGCTTTGTTCGCATGACGACGAGCCAATTTTTGCATGGGAGTTTTTGGTTTCCCGATTTCAGGACGCTGAAATTCGAAAATCCAATGTCGTTCCCATTATCGCACGTGAAGCACAGCAGCTTGATCGTCCCCTTTCCCCAGTAACACTCGCTCAGCACTTCGACGTTTTTCTTCATTCTTACGTGCCGACACGCGGCAACAAGTCCGCAATTGTCGAAGACAGCCTGGACTGCCCGCTGACTGAGTTGGAACTCATCCAATACATCGGCAAACGAGAGTCTGACGATGGTAAGTCAGAGCCGGCTTACGCTTTTCGTCGTGAGCCAAAGCCCGAGATTTCACCCGCGTTGTTCGCATATTGCTTAAACGATTTTTGGAATCGTCTTAGGCCAAATGCATCCAGCATTTCCCTGAAAGACATTGCAACCTCAGTCGGTAGCCCGGGGCAGGTTTTCAAGTTGCCAGAGGATGACATTAGAGAACGGCTGTTTGCGATCGAGAAAGACACTGGTGGAGATTTCAAATTCTCTGATTCTTCAATGATCGAACAGGTTTCACGTACAGAAGGCGTCGAAGTTGATTTGCTCGAATGCGTCTACCACGGAGGATTGGTCAATGCCTAA